The following proteins are co-located in the Streptomyces bottropensis ATCC 25435 genome:
- a CDS encoding tetratricopeptide repeat protein: MPETSGSTGRTPETHVIDFRAAEHLLAARDPRGAVKLLDKVIAEHPENTAARLLRARAFFAAAQLRPAELEFTIVLEREPDNAFAHFALARTYQRQSRDDEAKRHFRLAAALDPNPQYLEEARFDS, from the coding sequence GTGCCCGAGACCAGCGGTTCCACCGGACGTACCCCGGAGACGCACGTCATCGACTTCCGCGCCGCCGAGCATCTGCTCGCCGCGCGCGATCCGCGGGGTGCGGTCAAGCTGCTCGACAAAGTCATAGCCGAGCACCCCGAGAACACGGCGGCCCGGCTGCTGCGCGCCCGCGCCTTCTTCGCGGCGGCCCAACTGCGGCCCGCCGAGCTGGAGTTCACCATCGTCCTGGAGCGCGAGCCGGACAACGCGTTCGCGCACTTCGCCCTTGCCCGCACCTATCAGCGCCAGTCCCGAGACGACGAGGCCAAGCGTCACTTCCGGCTCGCCGCGGCCCTCGACCCCAACCCGCAGTACCTGGAAGAGGCACGCTTCGACTCCTGA
- a CDS encoding DUF6343 family protein codes for MRTGSEPTTARSPLRMRLWLSVWGLIWAIAGTTAFALAGRPGWAAACAVLWLIVTVDLTMVLRHIRQGPHYQPGRDVPPYEPPHTPRP; via the coding sequence ATGCGTACCGGCAGTGAACCGACGACCGCGCGCAGTCCCCTGCGGATGCGGCTCTGGCTGAGCGTGTGGGGGCTGATCTGGGCCATCGCCGGGACGACGGCCTTCGCTCTGGCCGGCCGCCCCGGCTGGGCAGCCGCCTGCGCGGTGTTGTGGCTGATCGTCACCGTCGACCTGACCATGGTCCTGCGCCACATCCGCCAGGGCCCGCACTACCAGCCCGGCCGGGACGTCCCGCCGTACGAACCACCGCACACGCCCCGCCCGTAG
- the coaE gene encoding dephospho-CoA kinase: MLKVGLTGGIGAGKSEVSRLLVEHGAVLIDADRIAREVVAPGTAGLAAVVETFGEGVLAPDGGLDRPRLGSLVFADPEKLAALNAIVHPLVGARSRELEESAAEDSVVVHDVPLLTENGLAPLYDLVVVVDVAPETQLDRLLRLRGMTEEDARARMAAQATREKRLEIADIVIDNDVPLEDLRQRVREVWADLTRRAHTARQRSEHTLE, from the coding sequence ATGCTGAAAGTGGGTCTCACCGGCGGTATCGGCGCCGGCAAGAGCGAGGTGTCGCGGCTGCTCGTGGAGCACGGCGCCGTGCTGATCGACGCGGACCGCATCGCGCGCGAGGTCGTCGCCCCGGGCACCGCCGGACTCGCGGCGGTCGTCGAGACCTTCGGCGAGGGCGTGCTCGCGCCGGACGGCGGCCTCGACCGGCCCAGGCTGGGCTCCCTCGTCTTCGCCGACCCCGAGAAGCTCGCCGCGCTGAACGCGATCGTGCACCCCCTGGTGGGCGCCCGCTCCAGAGAGCTGGAGGAGTCCGCCGCCGAGGACTCCGTCGTCGTCCACGACGTCCCCCTGCTCACCGAGAACGGCCTCGCCCCGCTGTACGACCTGGTCGTCGTCGTGGACGTGGCCCCCGAGACCCAGCTCGACCGTCTGCTGCGCCTGCGCGGCATGACGGAGGAGGACGCACGCGCGCGCATGGCCGCCCAGGCCACCCGCGAGAAGCGTCTGGAGATCGCGGACATCGTCATCGACAACGACGTACCGCTGGAGGACCTCCGGCAGCGGGTGCGGGAGGTCTGGGCGGATCTCACCCGGCGGGCCCACACGGCCCGGCAACGATCCGAACACACACTGGAATAG